In one Trichlorobacter lovleyi SZ genomic region, the following are encoded:
- the yidD gene encoding membrane protein insertion efficiency factor YidD, whose protein sequence is MLSRILITAIRAYQLCISPLLPGSCRFYPTCSDYSLQSIRRYGPYKGMLLTVSRLLRCHPWHPGGYDPVS, encoded by the coding sequence ATGCTGTCACGAATCCTTATAACAGCTATCCGGGCATATCAGTTGTGTATCTCCCCCCTGCTTCCAGGTTCCTGTCGTTTTTACCCAACGTGTTCTGACTATTCACTGCAGTCTATACGCCGTTACGGCCCCTATAAAGGTATGCTGTTGACAGTATCGCGTCTGCTTAGATGCCATCCCTGGCATCCCGGCGGGTACGATCCGGTCTCCTAG